The sequence GGCCACTTAAACTGTGGTTTGACGACGTTAAGTCTTTTTGTGGGGTGCTGTGAACGACCGATGATATGCGCGCAATCCATTACCGATTCCTTAAATTAAATACCGAGCAAGGCATGTGTGAGATAGAGCCGGAAACCGCCAGCAAAGGCTGGGAAAACTAGGCTAATAGGACGCGCTACTGCGAAGCCAGCCGAGAAAGCCACACGAATGAAGTCGTGTTCCATAATTAATGAGAATGTTtgctttttcgaaaaaaattattattatttttttttaattttatgattattatGACTTGAACATTTTTCGTTCGTTGGTGCTTGGGGGAAACTCGCTTGGAGGatatgctttgaaaatttaaaaatataccagATTTTGATGAAGCACACTGCAAATTACCAAATTTCAAATACATGAATTTATTTCCCTGTAAtctaatttttgaaatacttttatattaattaaacaaaaaaactcccTTTTTCTAACCATATCCTGTAAAAGCAGCCAACTAAtaacttttgtttaaatatatttcttgtatttttgtatgaatCCTCTTCGTCCGTcctcatgtttgtatgtaattgGTTATCCTGCtcaacatcatcatcaccacCACAATTTCCAACACCACCACCTACACCATCATTATTTTTACCTCGACAAATCGCTAAATTATTCGTTGGATAAAAAAACCAATCAACTTTATATCGCTTCATCTGTTCTTGTTTTATTCTCACATTCTGAAATGCGGAAACGTAAACGTACTTGACGTGACCGTTGTATGATATCATGTAACGTATCATATGCTATTTATTTGTGCACGTGTGTTATGCCTGTTCTTGTGCATCTATCTCTTTCGAGTCACGATCAtatctcaaaaaaataaaaaataaaaaaaaacaacgtctTGGCACGATCTCTATCCTGCTCCAAATCTACTGCAATAAACATTCAAACCGTTttcgaaatcaaaaacaaaatcgtaaATCATTTGGGAACACATTTAAGGTATAGGTTCATCACCACACTCGATTAAACTACCACCTATTTCGGCAGATGACTCTGTTACAAATGACTCTGTGCACAACAATGTCGCAAATGCGCATACGCGCAAATTTTTCAGCAACAAAACGAAGGCTATCGTCTGGGGTATGCAACAACGGGCTGTACAATCAATGCTagattttgatttcatttgcaGGTGAGTAAAATACATttgattatttctttatttacttttcatccacaattgaattgaaactcTCATTGTATTCTTCTTTTGCATAGACGTGATGAACCGTCCGTTGTCGCAATGGTATACCCCTTCACCGGTGATCATAAGCAAAAGTACTACTGGGGTCACAAAGAGATTCTAATTCCAGTTTATAAGAAAATGTCGGACGCTGTTAAAAATCACAAGGAAGTCGATGTGATGGTGAATTTCGCCTCATTGCGCTCAGCTTACGAATCGACGTTGGAGGTATTGGAATTCCCCCAAATACGCACAGTTGCTATCATTGCTGAAGGTATACCCGAAAATATGACACGCAAACTAATTTTTGAAGCCGACAAGAAGGGAGTTTCGATCATCGGGCCCGCTACTGTCGGTGGTGTTAAACCTGGTTGCTTCAAAATTGGCAACACAGGCGGCATGTTGGATAACATTTTGCACTCGAAACTCTATCGGCCCGGCAGTGTGGCTTATGTGTCGCGTTCCGGTGGCATGTCCAACGAGTTGAATAACATAATATCAAAGGCCACCGATGGTGTACTAGAAGGTATAGCTATTGGCGGCGATCGCTACCCAGGTTCCACATTTATGGATCACATTTTGCGCTATCAAGCCGATCCAGAGGTTAAACTGATTGTGTTGCTGGGCGAAGTGGGTGGCACTGAAGAGTATGAAGTGTGCGCTGCACTCAAGGACGGGCGCATAACAAAACCGTTAGTAGCGTGGTGTATTGGAACCTGTGCTAGCATGTTCACTTCCGAGGTGCAGTTTGGTCATGCAGGCTCATGCGCCAACTCAGATCGCGAAACAGCATGCGTTAAGAACAATGCATTGGCTGAGGCAAAAGCATTTGTGCCCGCATCTTTCGATTCGCTGGGTGATCTTATTCAAGAAGTGTATGCACAATTGGTAAAATCGGGACGCATTGTACCTAAAGAGGAAGTACCACCACCCACTGTGCCAATGGATTACTCGTGGGCACGTGAATTGGGTCTTATCCGCAAACCTGCCTCTTTTATGACGTCCATTTGTGATGAGCGCGGTCAAGAGTTATTGTACGCTGGCATGCCCATCAGTGAGGTACTTAACAAGGATGTCGGCATCGGTGGTGTGGTATCACTTCTATGGTTCCAGCGCTGTCTGCCACCATACGTGTGCAAGTTCTTCGAAATGTGTCTAATGGTGACGGCTGACCATGGACCAGCGGTTTCAGGTGCACATAACACGATAGTGTGTGCGCGTGCTGGCAAAGACTTAGTCTCATCCGTCGTCAGTGGTCTGTTGACAATTGTGAGTTCCTGCTTAACTGGAAATTAAATTGCATCAAAAGCATTATAATCCATTAacgtaatttaaatatttaatagggTGATCGTTTTGGTGGTGCTCTCGATGGTTCGGCCCGGCAATTTTCCGAGGCTTACGATTCCAACTTGCATCCCATGGATTTTGTGAATCAAATGCGCAAAGATGGCAAACTTATTTTGGGCATTGGACATCGAGTTAAATCGATTAACAACCCAGATGTACGCGTGAAAATCATAAAAGAGTTTGTATTGGAGAATTTCCCGTCTTGCCCACTATTGAGATACGCGCTGGAAGTagaaaaaatcacaacaaacaaaaagccGAACTTGATTTTGAATGTAGATGGTGTAATTGCTACGAGTTTCGTGGACATGTTGCGCAATTGTGGTTCATTTACGAGGTGAGTAGAGAATGATGGCTAActtgaatttttgaatacaattcTTCGCTAACGAAATACTTACTTTTGTATCTTTAAAATCTTCTGATTTGGGTTCcgatatatagatatatttctTGTTGtctcgaattaaaaaaaataatagatatatatatatatattttttttaattcgagacatatatatatatatatatatatatatctattattttttttaattcgagaCAACAAGAAATGTATCATAAGTTGCAGCGAAAATGTTTATTCATAATATATATCAACAACCAGCTCGAGCTGAAATGCTAATGTTGCCTATTTTAAGATCATTATTTGCTGcaaattaacaaatttacatattttacgcATCAGACGCACTAGTAACACTATAAACAGGATGAAACACACCATTGAGCGTAGTgacaatatttctttttcaattttactaGGCACTATTTATCATTTAGCACAATTTGGAATACATTGAGTACGAGttcgaaattttatatttaaagcttACCATTGACACTGTAAGCACTTTTGCGATTCACTTAAACGCGCTTGCACGGCAGTTACAAACGCAACCGAATTTTTGTACAGTCgaaaggactgtcacttcatacacattttctaaaaattttcttgtATCTTTAGGTTTTCATAACAGCAACAAAATTCACGTAAAGACCAaatatgctaatttttttaaatacccgTATGCTTAATTTTTCACCTTTTTCCAAAGAAATGATTATCAgttacttctttttattctttgttgTTACAACTCGATAAAGTATAAAGTCTCAGCCAACAATTGTGCGCAGAATATTAATGAACGAAATTTTGATGCGATTACTGTTTAATAaagtttataattaaattaatgtagTAACTGAATTACTTAAATTACTGAATTACCGAAAATGAttgcctttttattttaattttgaattgctTGAATTGTAACAgcctgaatttttttcttcgattctaaatgtacaaaaaaacccATCTAAtctatctaatttttttattgctatgcTATGAATCTTGTGTCGGAATCCTTCTTCTTCATCAAATTACAATTCAAATATCTCTTTAATCTTCATTTTCATGTTTGCAGTGAGGAAGCTCAAGAGTACATCAACATCGGTGCGATCAATTCGCTGTTCGTGCTGGGACGTAGCATAGGTTTCATCGGCCATTACATGGATCAGAAGCGGCTGAAGCAGGGTCTATATCGCCATCCGTGGGATGATATCTCGTACGTTATGCCCGagcaattcaattaatttttccgtGGAATAATTAACTTTAATGAAAAGATCTAtggtaaaaacaaacaaaaaattgtgaattctGATGATTATTCCTACATTATCAAAAAGGATATGTACCTTCTTATACATAGCAACAAATATAGTGCATATATATTTAGTGATATGTTAAACAAATACAATGTATTGCAAATATGCCACTCAATTAAAATCCTACATTTAAACACACACTCCAATAAGTTTAACTTAAAGTTGTTAACATTtgatgaatattaaaaatacataaatttccattattttccatattaaaactgttttaagtTTTGCATTTATTAATTGTATTTGCTTTTTTCGCTTTCTTCATTAATGTGTTTGTTAACTTGATCTAAAATAATTtccacacttttttttattaactctttttatatataatattatttaattaggatcaaatatataaattagcGGTACAACACTTTTAATGTGTTAAGTAATCTTGTTTTGGAACCTTCGGGGTCATCATTTgatattgtacaataattttataagtTGGAGATTAGAATTGTAGAAAGACCGCAATGAAATTAatctatataaacaaaaataaataacttacaGCTAAATGAAGGCAATGAATGTTTACGAAtggcttattataaaaaaagaaaacaattataaaatgaaattaccTAAAGTGGATttgttttgaaatgaaataaaaggcaGGAATcttcaaaattatataaattaatgcatgtatgtgtgtagccaGGGCACCTTGCACttgtttaaaatatattcattataGCGTCCAGTAATACTATGTCCAGCAAATGAGAATATGGTGAATATTGCTAATATCAAGGGTAGATATTAATTTAGGAAATAGAAATTGCTTTTCAGTGGGATAGGTAAATGACGAGATATAAACAATATGCATACATTGcttgaaaatgttaatatagtcACGGGATAAAATATCCCCAAAACGTGTAACATATTACCTAAGTAATAATTAAATTGTTCTTTTGCACTGAATTTATGCACGAAGTTTTCTAAACATTTagttgttaaaaataaagaaaaattaaattgattcttGCGCAAACGgcagtttaaataaattataagtgTGATTTAAAAGCAGGTGCGTACTTCCAGGCGGAGAGGCAACAAAAAATAAGGTCCAAACAAAATAAACCACCTCAGACATGTATTTCCCGTACCCTAAGCTAATTTCTCACAAAATCCGCTGAGACAACCCGTGGTAAGGTTGAGGGAAAGGTTGCACGGAAGATTTCTTAGTTAGTTTACTGGCTGAACCCGCACCTATAGCGAACGAATAGCTTTAGCTGCCTCGTAAGATCCGAGATTGTAGCATTTTAAGCTCTTAACTATCCAAAAGTACTCAACATATGTCTGGTATGTGCAGGTACCCCGCATTACCccaaccacctcttcacatgcccacCTAAATCCACTTATCTACCACTCTTTTCCTGTGGTCTCACACCTGCTTGTTTTCAGGacctaccgttagatggaatTGACGATGGTTTCACCAAATTGGGTAGGGTTTTGTgaactgctataacaacaaaaagaaagacATAATTTAGTAGAACTTTAAGGTTTGACTACAAAAATGGCGTACATCGTCGACAATGGCACGATGAGCCTTGCAGCGACATATGACATAAGGCAGCgtataaagatccaacggcttcACTGGTTAGATCATTTCGTAGTAGAAACACGCGATCTATTCGAAAGTATTCGATATAATACCTTAGTTATTGGTAGTACAATGGAAACATAATTCCTCGGGTGCGTTGGAAAGGTTAATAGGTGGAGCCTTTGGCTTCACTTTGTGGTAGTTGGGATGAGAAAAATACAACTGAAGAGAGCGTTTTTTAATTATCACCCCAAAGATGTCAAGCCATCGGAAGCTAGCTTAATTTTCTTCTACCCCTTCTTATTGTAACAgtaatgcaaaatttattaatttttatttttaacgaaatgaAGTTTAGTATTCCTGCTGCAAAACGAAAACACTATTTACTATGAATTTTGGGCATCAAATAGTTTAGACATCTCTGTTCAGTAAATGGTTTCTTGAGAAACTTTTCCTTCCGAAAACGCGTACGTTACCAAACAACAGGGATGTTTATATCTGAACAAGGAGACTCTTGCAGAATTTCTACTAAAATTGTAAGTGTATGTTTTAAATTGTTACAGCTATAACAAAACAATCAGTTTTTGCTATTGCCTACTGAAGAGAGCACGACggtagaaaatactttttggaCCGGGCTACAGCGAACACCAATCGGattatataagtatttacatatgtacattacatatatatatatttgtttttttatttcgcgaCCGCATACACATAGGGTGTATTAAAAAAtccatttatatgtattttggtGTAACCTaatccattttttcattttgaatgaGGAACATTATTCATTACTGATCGGTCGTAAAACTTACCAACTTTATGTGGTAAAGCGTATTCTGtatgaaataatgaaatttaaaagtattttaggTAGGtagtttgttttaaattcttcttatttaatgtttcttattttaaaaatcgactgcttataaatacttataaaaaactattttctacCAAAACACACCACAAACAAAATTGGTAACTAGAATTAATCTGCTGCAACATAGACGAGAACCAAATACAGAAAGGCAAATaaccaaattaaatattaactgTTAGACCACTTAATATCTGATGAACAGCATCTGTATTACAGGCATAATCGGCATTCGCAATACATTTAGCCGCATTCTTGACTTCAAGGCTCATTGGGCACTGTTTTATATTGCTGATCTTTAACCTCAGCATATTCATCTCATACGACGCATTTTACGTTCGAGTTTACGTTGTTTCTTTTCGTCCAATTCAGGTTCCTCGACAGCAGCGTTGCGTTGTGATAACCAAGGCTGTATCACACTACCCCACAACATCCAGAACGCACGCAGTGGTGCCAAGAGTAAGAGGAACCAAAAGTAATTCGACAACAGGGAAAGCAAAAGCGAACCTGCTGTCAGAATGATTAGATCCTTAACATTTCTATAATCAAAATAGaaagaatataaagaaaaaggATTAGtctatcaacaaaaaaaaaagaccatTTGCACATACTCTGCAATTCCACCTTCCATATTCAAATCGTTACCGGAATCAAGAATAGCGCCCGTTTCAGAGTACTTTGGTCGCGACATGAAAACCATAAACTGAACGGCGGCAGCTAACGACAACACGGCTATGATGCCCATAATCTGCAATGAAAGTAAATACCAtaggtttattttttatgtattcattCATTAAGGCTTAACAAGTACATACCACAGTTACTTTGCTCAGACCAAAAAATATCAGATTTATTAAAACGTTACCAGCAGTACTACCTATTGCCATATTCCTATAAAACTTCAAAGTGGCCTTATTTTCCTCCACAATCTGCTTCGCTCCTTTTGTGCCTTGTTTACCCTTTTGTGATGGctgataaattaaaaacaatgaaatattacCGCGTGGTGTCACTTCTAGCATTTTCGCACTTACCGCCATTGTACACTTATTTAATTATTCTAATTTCCACCAAAGGTTATTTTAGCGAAATTTGTCTGCCTTAAATGCTGCTTCTTACTATTTGGTTAAGTACAAAATAATATTCGTTTTTGTCTACGAGCGATTATGACGCGTCAACAAATAGCCGAATAATGACAACTATAATTTTGCCAGCTGATTCTGGTTGGAGCTCATATCGATGTTATCGGTATACTAAATGGATTCAAAGTTATCGTTATGTTTGGTTTCCGTTTTCagccaaacaatttttgtacccTAAAGATTATCGAAACGACCCAAATTAATATCCGGGCGAAATCTTCCATTTCAGCAATATTCCTCAATTATGGAATAGAATTATGGGGAACTCTTATGCTGTTACAAATAGCGAATACAAAGCAAGGATAATGGAGATCCAGGTTTGTGAGAGTAACTCCGACTGCAACGTCACTGGGAACTCGATAGCTGAATTCTGCAGAATTTCACTGCGTTGACTTTTATCGTAATCACCGGCACAGTcgatctcagttttttcgtcaaCAAACCACTGTGAGGCCCGGCTTACGTCAACCAATCAGGTAATCCTTTCAAAACCGCTGAGAGCCGGCTAACGGTCTGACCTTAGCCACACCTATGCATTCCGTATATCGTGAATACAAAGGATATTGCCAATGTGTTAGTTGGTATGTAAGTTGATACAAAACGAtcattaaccggctctcagtgaatttaaaGAATCAGTTGATTGGCCGAAGGAAAAGAGGTTATGacaacggtttgtttacgaaaaaactgagatcgTATTGGTGACATACAAACAATTCAACACGGCGTACTCTCACATTACTTCGTTACCGTCTGAACAGCGATGCAGTACTTTTTGTAGTGTGACAGCCATTTTCTCATTTCGAAACTTCCTTCAATGTAGCAAGATCATGTATGATATTGTAACGTCATCTTGcactatgtaaaaaaaaatatgaatttaggAAGAGTTTCGTGATTGATTCCACATTCCCACATTACATCATTCAAAATTAGAGTTTCCAAACTGTGAACTTCTCTTATTTCCAAAAAGGGGCTTGCCGAAGATTGTTTCCGATGTATTTTCCCCCTTCATTAAAAGTACTTCCTAGTTTCTTTCGCATgtaatagcctagacagacgacCGCGTTAATCGTGATTACCGGCGcattaattctgattaaaattgtggTGTGAAAAACGAGTTACGCGAATTAGTGAACATCTGATTAatttattggatagttttgacagtaaaatgttattatttatttcaaaaaatctgAACCTGCCATCGAAAATCTCTTAATCAATTATGAAAATTTAGCCTAGTTGTCAATTCGCATTAGTTGCAtataattccgaattaagtcgttaatcccAATTAACGCCACCGCTTGTCTAGGCTATAACATCGCGAAGGTTTCTTGATGGCATGTAGCAAATGAAAcattattacttttattgtatttataattaaaattacaaaacaatatttaaagacAAGCTACCAGGATTAGCTTTTTAGtgatttaagtaaatttttaaattaagtggaataagttattatattttttaagcccTTCCACTAGTTTAATGTTAGTTATAGATGGATATGTTAAAACGGACTGTAGCGGGTTTCGACCTTCAAACTTGTGATTCCGTTGAATGCGGAATAAAGTGTAGCTTCTTCAATCCTCAATATGTAGTGACGCGCAATTGCATCCCATATAACTGGTCACTGCCTCTATAATATGACGCGATGAGATGCCAAACATATCGATAAGGGTTGTTGGCGGTCCGGAGCGCGGTACTTCCGGTACATATAAGTGCTTCACCTCCATATCACGCTCTATCGCAAGAGCACTGAGCACAGCCTCGCCCAAACCACCTTGTTGGTAATGGTCTTCAACTACAATAATACGCCCATTACATGCACGCCCATTCGCCATTATTAGACCTGCATCTAACGGTTTAATAGTGAAAGGATCAATAACTCGtacttttattccttttttctcAAGATCTGCAGCAGCCGCCAAACATTCGTATAGCGTTATGCCAGCACCGATTAAGAGTACTTTATCTTTTCGCGACTGTTTCACAACCTTACCTATGCCCACTTGAAATACCTCctcatttttgtaaataattgtcGTACTCGGTCTGGAGGTACGTATAAAGCATATACCTGGTGTATTTGCAGCCAATTCCACGGCACGTTCAGTGCTCACCGCATCAGAGGGATAGAAGATAGTGCTACCTGGTATTGCGCGAAACATGGCAATGTCTTCGAGTGCCATCTGTGAAGCGCCATCCTCGCCGATGCTCACACCACAGTGGGAACCACAGAAATTGGCATTAGTCTGAGATATAGCACCCATACGAATTTGATCAAATGCACGCGTTAAAAATGCGGCAAATGTGGAGGCGAAGGCTATTGTACGATTACGACAGGTGGCACCAATGGTTACTCCAACAAGATTTTGCTCTGCAATGTAGCATTCAATGAAACGGTCGGGAAATCGTTGCTTTAGCTTATCTGAGTAAGTGGAGTTCTTTGTATCGCCATCGAGCGCTATCACACGATCACACCCACCTGCCAACTTGGCCAGTGCTGTACCGTAAGCGACACGTGTGGCTATTTCTTCGCCCAATGTGTAAGATGGCGGCGCAGATAATTTTGCATTCGTAATATTGACTTCAGGTACCGTCATGCCGTCAGCTGTTTTTGGATTTAATGCCACTGGACATGGCGGTCGATTGATGatcgaattttcaattgttcttaTAACTGGGCATGCTTTATCACCCAATGGTTTGCCATGCCAATTTTCTTGATCCTCAATTTCGGGGAAAGATTTACctttaaatgtttttgcaatGATGGCGGTTGGTTTGTTTTTGGTAGTGGCAGCCACTTCGAAGGACTTGATTAATTCTTCGATATTGTGACCGTCCACAACAAGCGCATTGAAACCGAATGCGTTCACACGTTTTTCATAAACATCCAAGTTATGCTGCAGTTGTGTGGGGTCAGACTGTCCCAAGCGATTGACATCGAATATGACGCACAAGTTATCCAAACCATAGAAACTTGCGAAATTTAGAGACTCCCATATAGAACCCTCCGCGGATTCACCATCGCCAATAATGCAGTAGGTCCTATCAACATCTTTACttgtaaacaaatattaaatacatatcTTCGATGCACATAATACCTATAATCGGCTTTATCCAAATTCTTGCCTACATATGCCATACCAGATGCCACTGCTACACCTTGACCCAATGAGCCGGTACCCAcatcaataaaattcaatcggggTGTAGGATGACCTTCAAGATCGGAATCGATTTTGCGTAAATTTTGAAGATCTTCAACAGGAAAGAGTCCAGCTTCTGCCCAGGCAGCATAGAGTATGGGTGCTGCATGACCTTTGGATAGCACCAGACGATCACTAGCCGGATTGCGGGGTTCCTTAATGTCCAAACGCattacattaaaaaacagtACGGCTAGAATCTCGGCAATGGATGAACAGGAAGTGGGATGTCTACGAATATACGAAAAAGTTAGAAACCGCCGAATATTAAATAAGGAAATCAATTTGTAAATTCCAATCCAACACCATTTCAGCCTCATTTTAGCTTTTTAGCCTTAGTGTATTTGTGCGTCCAACCAGTATCATATTGGGTTCGTTCCTCATTGCGAAAATTTAacgcgaaaaagttttttctgcaaTGATCGTGCCTCGGTAGGCAATCGGAAatcacaaaagtatttttggCATGCAAAAGCTTCATATAAAATTCCACTTGTTTGAGGAGAAACTGGGCTATATTAATATGGCAGCATTATTAAATGTGTACAGAAATTCCTTAAGGGAGAAAAATACATTGTCGATACTTCTATACTAATAATAAAGCTCCCAATCTTAAAATGTATGCCAAACACTGAAAGCCCACCACCAACCAAATTACTcttatttgattaaatttttaatttgtttgctgATAAAGATAACTGTGTTCGAAGCTTGGTTTCCCACAATTACCCTGATTTAGAGGCCTGTGTTGCTCTAATTGCATGCACACGTAATCGATTTGCTATGTCTTTAAGGTCCTGAAATCGATTTAAATCCCTTGATGCAGATTTCGGTTTCGCCTCCGAAACGGGTAATTCTTTTGGTTCAAATTCTTCACTCATGGCAGGTTCCATTTAATTACGctattaattttgattataTTATTCTGAAATAGtacgcaaatttttttatttagacaaatttttttttaaggaatttataaacaaaatttgaaggttttgaaatatatgaaaaatgtattttacagggtaattacaacaaattattataatataattgattaattacATGTTTATATTAtgaattggagacttttagatatgccaattcaacctttctaactctctaacgcccctgtaaagggcgaattcaaaatagtataactttttttatattaatcgtaaaaatatttaaaaaaatggattttaaagctgaagactagtactttgcgatgccgttgtggaaaattaaaaaaaaactttaccttgcccaaaaaaaaattaagaaaatgaccaaaatctgcattttttgactttttaacctcaaattgccaaaagtcctgacgtgctggagcattttcaaggtcatattcgttttcagcatagaaaaccttaaaaccttagttaaaattatcgaaaaagttttttggttgttggcctgtgttattattataatttctatagaatttaataaatgttttagttGAT is a genomic window of Anastrepha ludens isolate Willacy chromosome 6, idAnaLude1.1, whole genome shotgun sequence containing:
- the LOC128866158 gene encoding ATP-citrate synthase isoform X3 produces the protein MSAKAISEATGKDILNRFLNVNGASGAAQCRFATVNTQTDWSQLTVQNPWLLDTPLVVKPDQLIKRRGKLGLIGVKKNYEQVKQWIGERINKDQKIGNAVGKLRNFIIEPFVPHDESEEMYVCIYSHRNADTILFYHQGGVDIGDVDAKALKLDVQINSETSVEEITTKLLVHVADASKKKRIANFINALYRAYVDLYFTYLEINPLVVTKDSMYILDLAAKLDSTADFICRPKWGNVEYPPPFGRDAYPEEAYIADLDAKSGASLKLTILNRNGRIWTMVAGGGASVIYSDTICDLGGSSELANYGEYSGAPSEQQTYEYAKTILTLMTSSPKHPEGKVLITGGGIANFTNVASTFRGIITALREFQPKLVEHNVSIFVRRAGPNYQEGLRKMREFGSSLGIPLHVFGPETHMTAICGMALGKRPIPQTAAAEFATANFLLPGGQQAQSELKTAESSDSNNGDDSVTNDSVHNNVANAHTRKFFSNKTKAIVWGMQQRAVQSMLDFDFICRRDEPSVVAMVYPFTGDHKQKYYWGHKEILIPVYKKMSDAVKNHKEVDVMVNFASLRSAYESTLEVLEFPQIRTVAIIAEGIPENMTRKLIFEADKKGVSIIGPATVGGVKPGCFKIGNTGGMLDNILHSKLYRPGSVAYVSRSGGMSNELNNIISKATDGVLEGIAIGGDRYPGSTFMDHILRYQADPEVKLIVLLGEVGGTEEYEVCAALKDGRITKPLVAWCIGTCASMFTSEVQFGHAGSCANSDRETACVKNNALAEAKAFVPASFDSLGDLIQEVYAQLVKSGRIVPKEEVPPPTVPMDYSWARELGLIRKPASFMTSICDERGQELLYAGMPISEVLNKDVGIGGVVSLLWFQRCLPPYVCKFFEMCLMVTADHGPAVSGAHNTIVCARAGKDLVSSVVSGLLTIGDRFGGALDGSARQFSEAYDSNLHPMDFVNQMRKDGKLILGIGHRVKSINNPDVRVKIIKEFVLENFPSCPLLRYALEVEKITTNKKPNLILNVDGVIATSFVDMLRNCGSFTSEEAQEYINIGAINSLFVLGRSIGFIGHYMDQKRLKQGLYRHPWDDISYVMPEQFN